The nucleotide sequence CTGCAGAATCAGGTTGCGGCGGCGGCGCAGGCCGGCCAGCGCGTCGGCCAACTTGCCTTCCGAAACAAACAGCTCCTGCAGTGCCTGCTCGCGGCCGTACGGCTCGGTGGGCAGCATGTAGGCGGGGGTGGGCTCGTGGGCCTGCACCTCCGTTTCAGTGGTGAGAGCCGGAGTTTGTTTCGGTGGTTTCGGGGCGGCTTCGGGGCCTACGTACAGCGCCTGCATATCCTGCTGGGCGGCCACGTCGCCATCCAGTGGCGAGTTGGCCAGGGTGGGGCGCTTGGTGGCAATGGTGAAGTCGAGGCGCTCCAGCACGCGGTTGGTGGGCGCGCCGGCGGCCAGGGGCCACGCGGCCTCGGGCTGCCCCAGCGCCAGCCGAAACGCCAGCTGCGCCACGGCCCGCGGCGCGTAGCGGCGGCCCCGGTACACCAGGTCGTAGACGGTGCTCAGGGGCATGCGCGGGCCTTCGCGGTCGAGGTGGCGCAGGGCGCGCAGCACCTGCTCGCGGGTGAGCTGCGTGGGGTCGAGGTCGGGAGTGGGCATGCGGGTCTAAAGTACACGCAAAACAGCGGCGGGCCGAATAAAATGCCGGAAGCGGGCGGTGGGGCGCCACAAAAACGCCCGGCTTCCTGGGAGGAAGCCGGGCGTCCGGGAATGCAGGGCAGCTTACTTCTGCTGCGTGGTTTTCTTTTTGCCGTCGGGCTTGTCCTTCACCGTTTCCTCGTTCTTCTTTTCGTCGCGCTTGGTTTCGGGGTCGGTATGCTTGGGGGTGGAGGCGGTCTGGGCCATGGGGCTATAAGCTAAGGTGAATGGATGCAGGAGTGTACGCAGCAAGCTGCGGCAGGGCTGCTAAAAGCCGGGATTTTGTAGCCCGGCCCGGCACAGTTTCGGGCTTCTGCCTACCTTCAGGCTCGCTGTATCCTTTTATCCTGATTCGCTTACGATGCCCATAATTACCCGTGTCCTCTACCTGCTGACCGCCTTGCTGCTCACGGCCGCCACCGCTGCCGCCCAGCAGCTGCGCCCCGAAACCGATTCGTTGGGCCAGGTGCTGCAGCGCGCCCGGCAGCTGCGCAAGCCGGTGTTCTTGTTTTTCCCGGCGGCGCCCGCGCCCGGCAAGCTCACCAAACAGCAAATGGCCCAGCGCTACAAATCCGGCTTCGATGATGCGGCCGTGGTGCAGGTGCTGCAGCAGGAGTTTCTGGTGGTGAAGGCCAACATGCGCGAGCCCGCCGGCCAGCGCCTGGCCCGCCGCTACGCCATCAATACCTTTCCTACCTACCTCTACCTGCACCCCGACGGCACGGTGCTGCACCGCAGCTACAGCAACACCCCGGACGCCGCCCGCTACTTGCGCGACATCGACACGTTCCGGCAGAAGCTGGCCAGCCCCGACAACCTGAGTGCGCTGGAGCAGCGCTACGCGCAGGGCGAACGGGCGCCGGAGTTTCTGCGCCAGTACATCGGAGCGCGCCGCAGCGTGGGCGCGCCCATCAGCCCGGAGCTGCTGGACCAGTACGTGCGCGAGTTGCCCGTCAAGGCATTTGAGCGGTTGGAGCAGGTGGTGTTCGTGTATGAATGCGGGCCGCTGGTAGACAGCCGCGCCTACCGCCTAGCCCGCCTGAACCAGCGCCTCGTGGATAGCATGTATGCCACGCTGCCGTTGCCCCGGCGGGTGGCACTCAATAACGGCATCATCTCCAATACCATGCTGGCGGCCATCAAGGCCAAAGACGAAAAGCTGGCTGTGCAGGGCGCCAATTTTGCGCAGGGCAGCTGGCAAGCGTCGCGCAACTACCAGATGGCGGCGCGGGCCTACAGCGGCAACATGCTGCACTACTACAGCGCCGTGCAGGACACCGCCCGCTACCTGCCTATGCTCACCAGCTTCTACGAGCGGTTTTACATGAACACGCCCGCCGACACGGTGCGCAGGTGGCAGCAGCGCCAGCAGGCCGCGCGCAGCCCGTTCCAGAACGAGCTGCCGTACCCCAACCTGGCCCGGCTGGACTCAGGCGTGAAGGTGCGCATCATGCCGCCCACCATGCAGTTCGATCCGGTGGACGCCGACCTCAACAATGGCGCGTGGGCGTTGTACAAATCAGGAACCCGGCGCAACAGCTACCTGATGCAGGCGTTGCGCTGGAGCCAGCGTTCTGTGGCGCTGGACCCCAGAGCCGCCTACTACGATACCATGGCGCATCTGCTCTACGCGCTGCATTTTCCGGCCGAAGCCGTAGCCACGCAGCAGCGGGCGGTAGCGCAAGCCAGGCAGGCCAAAGAGCCAGCTGATGGGTTTGAGCAGACCTTGCGCAAAATGAAGGCAGGCACGCTGAATTGATACTATAGGGCGGTGGCGGATATGAATATTTGTTTCGTGAAATATTATTTATACAGTACCTTGTTTTGCATACTACCGATTGATATGTTTGTAGCAGTAATCCCTACTGCATAGCAAACCCGCCGGAAGCTGCAGCCTCCGCGCCATTGCGGTGCCCTTGCTTTCCCTTCCCTTCCTTCCATACTCATGAAAAACCTGCTTACTGCTGCCGGCTGCGTGCTGGCTACCACGGCGGCGCTGGCCCAACAGGCCCCACCCACGCCGCCCGCCAACCCGGCCCTGCAGATCTACCGCGCCTCCGCCACCAAGGTCAACGACTTGGTGCACACCAAGCTAGATGTGCGGTTCGACTACGCCAAGCGCTACCTCTACGGCAAGGAGTGGGTGACGCTGAAGCCCCACGCCTACGCCACCGACTCGCTGCGGCTCGATGCCAAAGGCATGGACATCAAGCAGGTGGCGCTGGTGAACGGCCTGCAGCTGACGCCGCTGAAGTTCGACTACACCGACCAGAATAACCTGCGCATCTACCTGGGCAAGGCCATGGCGCCCGGCACCAGCTACACCGTCTACATCGAGTACACGGCCAAGCCCGACGAGCTGAAGGTGCAGGGTAGCGCGGCCATCAGCGACGCCAAAGGCCTGTACTTCATCAACCCCGACAGCGCCGTGGCCGGCAAGCCCGTGCAGATCTGGACCCAGGGCGAGACGGAAGCCTCTTCGGCGTGGTTTCCGACCATCGACCGGCCCAACCAGAAAACCACCTCGGAAATCAGCCTGACGGTGCCCAGCAAGTACGTGACGCTAAGCAACGGCGCGCTGGTGAGCCAGACGCCCGCCGGCGCGGGCCTGCGCACCGACACCTGGAAGATGGATTTGCCCCACGCGCCCTACCTGTTCATGATGGCCGTCGGCGACTTCAAAATCTACAAGGAAACCTGGCGTGGCAAAGAGGTGAGCTACTACCTCGAGCCCAAGTACGCGCCCTTCGCCAAGCAGATTTTCGGCAACACGCCCGACATGCTGGAGTTCTTCTCCAACCGCCTCGGCGTGGAGTATCCCTGGAATAAATACGCCCAGGTGGTGGTGCGCGACTACGTGAGCGGGGCCATGGAAAACACCTCGGCCACGCTGCACGGCGAGTTTGTGCAGATGACCGACAAGCAGCTGCTGGACCGCGAATACGGCAACGAGTCGGTCATTGCCCACGAGCTGTTCCACCAGTGGTTCGGCGACTACGTCACGGCCGAAAGCTGGAGCAACCTCACGGTGAACGAGAGCATGGCCGACTTCTCCGAAGGCCTCTACGCCGAGCACCGCTACGGCGCCGACGCCGGCGACTCGCACAACCACCGCAACCTGCGCAGCTACCTGCGCAGCGCCCCCGACGCCCAGAAAAACCTGGTCCGCTTCCATTATGCCGATAAGGAGGAGATGTTTGACCTGGTGAGCTACCAGAAGGGCGGCGCCATTCTGGACATGCTGCGCACCTACCTCGGCGACGACGTGTTCTTCGCCGGCCTGCAGAAATACCTCCAGGACAACAAGTTTGGCAACGGCGAGGCCCACCAGCAGCGTCTGGCCATGGAGGCCGTGTCGGGCCAGGATCTGAACTGGTTCTACAACCAGTGGTACTTCGGCACCGGCCACCCCGTTGTCACGATTGACTACGCCTGGGACGCTACCCAGAAGGTGCAGTCCGTGACCGTGAAGCAGACCCAGCCCGGCCAGCCGTTTCAGCTGCCCTTCGCCATTGATTATTACGTGAACGGCCAGCCCCAGCGCCAGCGCGTGATGATGACCCAGGGCACCCAGACCTTCCAGATGCCGCTTTCAGCCAAGCCGAACCTGGTGGACGTGGACGCCGAGAAAACGCTGGTGTGGCAGCAAACCGACAACAAGTCCGTGGCCGAGTTTGCCTACCAGTATGCCCACGCCCCGCTCTACGTGGCGCGCCGCGAGGCCCTGCTGGCCGCCGCCGCCAAGCAGGACACCGATGCCGCCGCCCGCAAGCTGCTGCTGGCCGGCCTCAACGACAAGTTCAACAACCTGCGCATGGTGGCCGCCGAGCGCCTGAAGCTCGACAACAAGAACATTGCCAAGGAAGCCGCGCCGGCGCTACGCAAGCGGGTAGCCACCGAAAAAGACCCGCACGCCCTGGCTACTGAGCTAACGGCGCTGGCCAAGCTCAAGGATAAGAAGGATGAGAAGCTGTTCAGTCGGCAGTTGAGCGCGCCGTCGTACACGGTGCAGGCGGCTGCGCTGCAGGCGCTAGGTGAGGTGCAGCCCGCCCTGGCCCTGACCAAAGCGCAGGCCCTGGAATCCAGCGAAGACGCCGGCATCAGCCAGGCCGTGGCCAGCGTCTACAGCCAGCACGGCGGCGACGCCCAGTGGGCCTACGTACGCACCCGGTATGATGCCGCCGATGGCCAGAACAAGTTTGGCTACTTCGAGGGCATGGGCGCGATGCTCACCCGCCTCAATGACCCCAAGGCCTTCACCGAAGACGTGGAGCGTCTGCGTGACCTGGCCATCAAGTACAAGCGCTACGGCGCCGCGGAGCCCGTAATTGAGGCCCTGCAGGCCGGCGCCAAAGCCCAGGCCGGCAAGCCCGCCGCCGCGGCCAACCAGGCCACCGCCGAAAAAGCCATTGCCGATATTCAGGCCGCGAAATAATCTGATTTGTTTGAGTTGAAAAGGCCACTCTGCGCAAGCAGAGTGGCCTTTTTCATGGTCTGCTGTGCGGGAATGAGCCTGGAATTCCTGCCTAGCCTGCTGGCAGGTTGGCGCAACTAGTACGCTTGGAAAGGTAAATACTATCGGTAGTTACTTCGCAAAGCTTCGTGTGGTAGACGCACTCGTAGCACTTCTGGCTGAGGCCTGCGTATACTGTCTTATGTTCGCATAATACGCTATGGGAGAAGGATAAGCGGCCACATGTTGCTGTCCTTTTTTGTGATTTTGAATGGTTGGTCAGCCTTTAAAAACAGCAGATATGAGCCCCACGCTACGCACGGTTTTTTCCCTCCTTTTGGCCCTGCCTTTCTACAGCTGCTCCAGCGAAAAAGGGACGGCGGCCGAACCAGAGCCAGCAGCGAGAATTCTGGTCTTCTATAAAACGGCTGGCTTCTATCATTCCTCTATTCCCGTTGCCATTGCCGCCCTACAAAAGCTGGGGGCTGAAAACAATCTGGTGGTGGATACCACCAAAGTAGCTGCCCAGTTCAACCCGGCCAATCTCGCCAGGTACAAAGCGGTTGTGTTCCTGAGTACAACCGGCGACGTGCTGGACAACACGCAGCAGCAGGCCTTCGAACAATACATCAGTGCCGGAAATGGCTTTGTGGGCATCCATGCCGCCACCGACACCGAGTACGACTGGCCATGGTATAATGGGCTGGTTGGCGCGTACTTCAAAGACCATCCCGCCATTCAGCCGGCCACCATTCAGGTAATCGACAAAAACCACGATGCCACGGCTTCTCTGCCCGATACATGGCAGCGCACCGACGAGTGGTACAACTTCCGAAGCCTGGACCCAGGCGTGCAAGTGCTGGCAAACCTGGATGAGCAGACGTATTCCGGCGGCAGCCACGGCAGCAGTCACCCGATTGCCTGGTACCACGGGTATCAGGGCGGGCGGGCCTTCTACACTGCGGGCGGCCATACAAACGAGAGCTACCAGGAACCGCTGTTTCTTCAGCACCTACTGGGGGGCATTCGGTATGCGGCCGGCGCATCAACTCGGGTGATGACTCCGAGCCCCAATCCGACCTATCTGTGGAATAATATGCTCGACCAGAACCTGACGCAGTGGGATAAATTCATAGGGGTGCCACATTACACCCTCAACCTGCCGGGTTACCCGTTGGGAGATGGGATGAACGGCACTCCCATCGGCTTGAATAATGATCCGCTGCAAGTGTTCAAAGTCGAGCAGGAGAATGGGAAGCCCGTGCTCCATATTTCCGGGCAAATCTATGGCGGGTTGAGCACCAAGCAGGAGCTAGGCAACTACCATTTTAAAGCGGAATTCAAGTGGGGTACGCGCAAATACGAGCCCCGCCTGACGGCCAAGCGCGACAACGGCATTCTGTACCATGCCAAAGGCAACCACGGCGCTTTCTGGAATGTGTGGATGCTCTCCCAGGAAATGCAGATCCAGGAAGACGACATGGGGGATTATTTTGCCATAGGGCCGGGCATGGATATACGCGCTGCCTACCGCACCGAAGACAACGAGCTTGATTGGATATATGACCCGGCGGCGCCTCTCAAGTCTTTCGGTATAGGACAACCCGGGCGTTGTCGGCGGGGCCGCAACCGGGAGCGGCCGTTGGGCCAATGGAATACAATTGAGCTTATTTGCCTGGGGCCAAAAAGCCTCCATATCATCAACGGCGAAGTGGTGATGGTGCTGGAGAATTCCCGGGAAACGAAGCCAGATGGCTCGCAGGGGCCGCTGACTAACGGTAAAATTCAGATTCAGTCGGAAGGTGCCGAAGCGTACTACCGCAACATGCAGATTCGGCCCATCACGGCAATTCCAGTCGAATACCGTTAGGGGCAAACAGTCGGTGACGCATAGACCGAAGCTCGGCTGGCAAAGCGGCCTTCGACTATCTATATTGAGTTTTACGGCTGCGCCCGATTGGCTTGTTTAGGTACCCGCTTCCACCGTGCGCCTGATGCCCAGCTTCTTCATGCGGGCCTCCAGTGTTTTGGGGTTGATGTCGAGCAGGACGGCGGCGCCGTTGGGGCCGCTGACCCGGCCGTTGGTGCGGTGCAGCGCCGCCAGAATATGGTCGCGCTCCTGCTCGCGCAGGGTTTTGAGCGGTCCGCCGGCATCGGAAGTGGCGGGAGCGGCCTGGGTGGCCGCCGCAAAGCCCTGAAACTCCAGAAACGGCCCTTGGCTAACTATCACGGCCTGTTCCAGCACGTGCTCCAGCTCGCGCACGTTGCCCGGCCAGCCGTATTGCTGCAGGGCGCGCAAATCCCGCTCGCGCAGGCCGCGCACGGGCTTGCCCATCTGCTTGGTGAAGCGCTCCAGAAAGTGCCGCATCAAAGGCTCAATGTCTTCGGTCCGCTCGCGCAGAGCCGGCAGCCGGATTGGAAAAACGTTGAGGCGGTAGTAGAGGTCGGCGCGGAAATGCCCGGCGGCTACTTCCTCTTCCAGCACGCGGTTGGTGGCCGCGATGACGCGCACATCAGCCCGGATGACGCGCCGCCCGCCGATGCGCTCAAACTCCTTTTCCTGCAGTACCCGCAGCAGCTTGGCCTGCAGGTCGAGAGGCAGTTCCCCAACCTCGTCCAAGAAAATGGAGCCGCCGTCGGCCAGCTCAAACTTGCCGATGCGCCGGTCGTGGGCGCCCGTAAACGCGCCTTTCTCGTGCCCGAACAGCTCACTCTCGATGAGCTGGGCTGGCAGCGCGGCGCAGTTGAGTTTGATGAGGGCGCGCTCCTTACGCGGCGACAGGTTGTGCAGGGCCCGCGCCACCAGTTCCTTGCCGGTGCCGGTTTCGCCCTGGATAAGCACCGTGGTATCGGTGGGCGCCACCTGCCTGATGCGGGTCTGCACCAGCTGCATCACCGGGCTGGTCCCGATGAAGTCTTCGAACTTGGCTGTGGTGTTGATTTCGTCGAGCAGGTAGGTTTTTTCGCGTTCCAGCTGGGCGCGCAACGCCTCAATCTGCTCGAAGGCAAACAGGTTTCGCATAGCCAGCGTGATTTGCGGGGCCAGGCCCGCCACTAGGTCCAGGTCGGCGGTGGTGAAGGCATCGGGGCGGCGGCTGGCCAGCACCAGCACGGCGGCCTGGGTGTCGTCGGTCCAGAGCGGCACGCCCAGCATGGCGCGGGTGCCGTTTTTCTCCATCGTGTACTGCAGCATGCGGTAGCGGCGGGCGGCCAGCTCGTAATCGGGGCCGGTGAGCAGCAGCGGCTGCGAGAAGATGCCGAAGGTTTCGCGCTGCATCTGCTCCCGATTGGCTACCCCGTCCCAGCGGCTTTCTTCCAGTGGCGCAAACGTGCCGTCGGGCTGCTTGGCAAACTCCGCAAAGCCTTCCGTGGCCGTTTCCCGCCGCTGAATGCGCAGCCCGAAGTAGTCGAGCGGCACAATGCGGTTGATTTCCTCCGCCACAGTCTGAAACAGGGCCTGCCGGTCTTTGCTGCTCAGCAGCACGTTGGTCACCGACAGCTGCACCGATTTTTCCCGCTCGCGCCAGGCTATTTCCTCGAAGGCCAGGGCATTGTTCACGGCCACCGCCACCAGGCTCCCGATTTTTTCCAGCAGCGCCAGGTCGGCGGGCAGTAGGGCAGGGGCACGCCGCGCCGCCATGCACAGCAGCCCAATCAGCTGGCCGCCGGTGCGTAGCGGCACCACCGTCAGGTAGTGCACCTTGCGCTGCTCCAGCAATACAAACGGCATGAAGTCCGGGTAGTCCGCCGTCAGCTCCCGGATGTCAATCTGCTGCACCCGTGGGTCGCGCACAAACAACTCAGTCGGGGAGTTTTCCACCGGCATCATACCGGCTACCGTTTGCGGCATCGGGTAGGGCACCTCGCCCAGATAATCGCGCATGAACAGCCGCTTGTAGCGCTGGGCGCTATCGAGCGTGATGATGGCAATCATATCGAACGGAAAAATCAGCCGTAGTTTCTCTGTTACGAGCTGAAAGAGCTTGTCTTTGCTGCGCGTGGTGGCAATGGCCTCGTTGAGGTACAGCAGCAGCGACTCTTCTGACTGGGGCATGTTATTTTGCTGAAATATCAGGAACAAGGTTCAGGTAATCCTGATATAGCAGGAAAACGTAACTAGGCGAAATTAGGTTGTTTAAGGAGGGAGTAAAAAAATAACTGCTTATACAGCCTGTAAAAGCGGTTTTTGTGCGGGTTAAAATCATTTTAATGATTTGGCACTGGATTGGGTAAGGGCGGTGTACCAACAAGCTGTAACCCGATGCTTTCCCGACCTCAATTTGCCGCTTCACTCCTGACGCTAGGGCTGCTGACCGCCGCCGGTGCCGCGCAGGCCCAGGTGCTATCCGATTCGCTGACGCTGGATGGTACCATCCGGTCGGTGCTGGATGCCAACCCGGCGATTACCACGCTGGAAGAAGAAGTGAATGCCGCCACCAGCCGCGTAACGCAGAGCCGCGGCGGTTTTCTGCCCCAGATTACGGGTACGGCCACCTATACCCGCATCGATCCGGTGGTGAAGCTGCAGCTCAGCCCCGACGCGCCAACGTTTCAGTTGGCCCCCAACAACAACTACGACGCCCACATCACGCTGCAATACGGCCTGCTGGACTTCGGTAAGAAGGACGCCACGTATAATCTGGCCGAAAGCCGCCGCCTGACCGCCGTCGACCAGATCAACGTGACCCGCCGCGACCTGGCGTACTCGGCGGCGCAGGCTTACTACAACATTCTGTTTGTGCGCGAAAGTATCAAGGTACAGAACGCCCAGATTGCCTCGCTGCAGCAGCACAAGCGCGAAATGGAGAAGCGGGTGGAAGGCGGCGTGAGCACGCGCTTCGACGTGACCACCACCGATGTGCGCATCACCCAGGCCCAGAACACCAAAATCGACCTCGAAAACCAGCTTCGTAACCAGCAGGTGCAGCTGGCCCGC is from Hymenobacter yonginensis and encodes:
- a CDS encoding M1 family metallopeptidase, translated to MKNLLTAAGCVLATTAALAQQAPPTPPANPALQIYRASATKVNDLVHTKLDVRFDYAKRYLYGKEWVTLKPHAYATDSLRLDAKGMDIKQVALVNGLQLTPLKFDYTDQNNLRIYLGKAMAPGTSYTVYIEYTAKPDELKVQGSAAISDAKGLYFINPDSAVAGKPVQIWTQGETEASSAWFPTIDRPNQKTTSEISLTVPSKYVTLSNGALVSQTPAGAGLRTDTWKMDLPHAPYLFMMAVGDFKIYKETWRGKEVSYYLEPKYAPFAKQIFGNTPDMLEFFSNRLGVEYPWNKYAQVVVRDYVSGAMENTSATLHGEFVQMTDKQLLDREYGNESVIAHELFHQWFGDYVTAESWSNLTVNESMADFSEGLYAEHRYGADAGDSHNHRNLRSYLRSAPDAQKNLVRFHYADKEEMFDLVSYQKGGAILDMLRTYLGDDVFFAGLQKYLQDNKFGNGEAHQQRLAMEAVSGQDLNWFYNQWYFGTGHPVVTIDYAWDATQKVQSVTVKQTQPGQPFQLPFAIDYYVNGQPQRQRVMMTQGTQTFQMPLSAKPNLVDVDAEKTLVWQQTDNKSVAEFAYQYAHAPLYVARREALLAAAAKQDTDAAARKLLLAGLNDKFNNLRMVAAERLKLDNKNIAKEAAPALRKRVATEKDPHALATELTALAKLKDKKDEKLFSRQLSAPSYTVQAAALQALGEVQPALALTKAQALESSEDAGISQAVASVYSQHGGDAQWAYVRTRYDAADGQNKFGYFEGMGAMLTRLNDPKAFTEDVERLRDLAIKYKRYGAAEPVIEALQAGAKAQAGKPAAAANQATAEKAIADIQAAK
- a CDS encoding ThuA domain-containing protein, with protein sequence MALPFYSCSSEKGTAAEPEPAARILVFYKTAGFYHSSIPVAIAALQKLGAENNLVVDTTKVAAQFNPANLARYKAVVFLSTTGDVLDNTQQQAFEQYISAGNGFVGIHAATDTEYDWPWYNGLVGAYFKDHPAIQPATIQVIDKNHDATASLPDTWQRTDEWYNFRSLDPGVQVLANLDEQTYSGGSHGSSHPIAWYHGYQGGRAFYTAGGHTNESYQEPLFLQHLLGGIRYAAGASTRVMTPSPNPTYLWNNMLDQNLTQWDKFIGVPHYTLNLPGYPLGDGMNGTPIGLNNDPLQVFKVEQENGKPVLHISGQIYGGLSTKQELGNYHFKAEFKWGTRKYEPRLTAKRDNGILYHAKGNHGAFWNVWMLSQEMQIQEDDMGDYFAIGPGMDIRAAYRTEDNELDWIYDPAAPLKSFGIGQPGRCRRGRNRERPLGQWNTIELICLGPKSLHIINGEVVMVLENSRETKPDGSQGPLTNGKIQIQSEGAEAYYRNMQIRPITAIPVEYR
- a CDS encoding sigma-54-dependent Fis family transcriptional regulator, whose translation is MPQSEESLLLYLNEAIATTRSKDKLFQLVTEKLRLIFPFDMIAIITLDSAQRYKRLFMRDYLGEVPYPMPQTVAGMMPVENSPTELFVRDPRVQQIDIRELTADYPDFMPFVLLEQRKVHYLTVVPLRTGGQLIGLLCMAARRAPALLPADLALLEKIGSLVAVAVNNALAFEEIAWREREKSVQLSVTNVLLSSKDRQALFQTVAEEINRIVPLDYFGLRIQRRETATEGFAEFAKQPDGTFAPLEESRWDGVANREQMQRETFGIFSQPLLLTGPDYELAARRYRMLQYTMEKNGTRAMLGVPLWTDDTQAAVLVLASRRPDAFTTADLDLVAGLAPQITLAMRNLFAFEQIEALRAQLEREKTYLLDEINTTAKFEDFIGTSPVMQLVQTRIRQVAPTDTTVLIQGETGTGKELVARALHNLSPRKERALIKLNCAALPAQLIESELFGHEKGAFTGAHDRRIGKFELADGGSIFLDEVGELPLDLQAKLLRVLQEKEFERIGGRRVIRADVRVIAATNRVLEEEVAAGHFRADLYYRLNVFPIRLPALRERTEDIEPLMRHFLERFTKQMGKPVRGLRERDLRALQQYGWPGNVRELEHVLEQAVIVSQGPFLEFQGFAAATQAAPATSDAGGPLKTLREQERDHILAALHRTNGRVSGPNGAAVLLDINPKTLEARMKKLGIRRTVEAGT
- a CDS encoding TolC family protein; translated protein: MLSRPQFAASLLTLGLLTAAGAAQAQVLSDSLTLDGTIRSVLDANPAITTLEEEVNAATSRVTQSRGGFLPQITGTATYTRIDPVVKLQLSPDAPTFQLAPNNNYDAHITLQYGLLDFGKKDATYNLAESRRLTAVDQINVTRRDLAYSAAQAYYNILFVRESIKVQNAQIASLQQHKREMEKRVEGGVSTRFDVTTTDVRITQAQNTKIDLENQLRNQQVQLARLLHKPEYVDVPVRGTFAYQPTAVDLNQALAQAIENRPEVKLARDAEQTANLNLKLIERANTPTLGVGAQLGGKNGYLPNLDKFRPNSVGVVQFSVPIYDGNKNKNQRVEAQANIRGSQARIQDTQEQIRADVRQAVNNLQSSTARYDNAQLQISQATDALTRAKARYRYDVGTNLDVLDAETSLAQARLARLQAIYNYTLGQYQLKRATGEQIWAGTAPAK